One window from the genome of Triticum urartu cultivar G1812 unplaced genomic scaffold, Tu2.1 TuUngrouped_contig_4908, whole genome shotgun sequence encodes:
- the LOC125528487 gene encoding cortical cell-delineating protein-like: MASRAAIFVTLSLLLSAVATHGCGPYCQPPAVVPTPPVVVPPPYHGGGAHGHGGQCSIDALKLRVCANVLGGLLGLKVGVPARDECCPLLHGLVDLDAAVCLCTAVRANVLGIHLDVPVDISLLLNHCGKTCPSEFTCPAH; this comes from the coding sequence ATGGCATCCAGAGCTGCCATCTTCGTCACCCTgagcctcctcctctccgccgtcgccacGCACGGCTGCGGACCCTACTGCCAGCCGCCAGCCGTCGTGCCGACGCCGCCCGTTGTCGTTCCGCCGCCATACCATGGAGGAGGCGCGCACGGCCACGGCGGGCAGTGCTCCATCGACGCGCTAAAGCTGAGGGTGTGCGCCAACGTTCTCGGCGGCCTGCTCGGCCTCAAGGTCGGCGTGCCGGCGCGCGACGAGTGCTGCCCGCTGCTCCACGGGTTGGTCGACCTTGACGCCGCCGTCTGCCTCTGCACCGCCGTCAGGGCCAACGTCCTCGGCATCCACCTCGACGTGCCCGTGGACATCAGCCTCCTCCTCAATCACTGCGGCAAGACGTGCCCGTCCGAGTTCACTTGCCCAGCCCATTAA